The Lolium rigidum isolate FL_2022 chromosome 1, APGP_CSIRO_Lrig_0.1, whole genome shotgun sequence region CAATCAGTGTTTGCTCTTTTCTTGGCAAGAATCACTGCGGCAAATGGGAGAAAGATTTCGATATGCCCTAATTTGGCTCAATGCTTACCTTGAAGTGGACATTGCATTCGTCATACGCGCAGCCGACGGGGAAGGTGTCACCTGATGAAAAGTTGCCATGATTCATCAGAAATTCAGGGGTGGGAGCCGTCCAGGCCGGTGCCACTGCTGAATTTGGCACATGCTCTGGGCAGGATTGAGCAGCAGGAGGGGATTTATTTGGTTACCTACGACTGCCCACTGGGGTAGCGCTCCAAAGCTAGGATGCAACAGCACCTTGCCCAAATCTGCACATCGTGACAACTCAAATGAGAAACAAACTTGTATGTGGGGCTGGTCTGTCGGTGACTATTTGAGGTGAGTTCGTATGCAGTTACCGTGGATGAGGCCTGTGAGGTGGAGCCATTCCTCGTCGGGGTAGTCCTTGCGGATGGCCTCGGCGGTCTGGAGGAGGTGCTCGATCTGGGGCATGTCGAGGTCGGGGTCGCTGTCGTCGACGAACTCGTTGAGCAGCTCGATGCACTCCCAGATGCTCATCTCCGTCTTGTCCAGCCGCGCGTACCCCTCCCGCATTCGCTTCACGAAGTCATATGTCATGTTGATGTGGTTGGTGCGGTAGAAGTCCTCCACCGACTCCTTCCGCTCCGACTCAGCCTCGTAGTCCCTGCAAGTTAAACGTGGTGTCCAGCTTCAGGTAAGTACAGTTCATTTCGTTTGTCTGAaatcataagagcatctccagccgcgtcccccaaaccgtccccaaaccgcgctggatctagccgtttgggggacgtgtttgttcgtgccgcgtttgggggacgtcgctccccagccgcgtcccccaaacgccgcccccaaacatttaaaataatttttttggctagaaaaaaactatttaactaatattcaaatcggttgaacataaacaaattatatataaaacttcggaaaatataattaaatacatataaactatctacttcttcttcttcgctgacggccccgcctcgtcgtcgtcatcgcggtggcgcttcctgctcgtcacctcttccgaagaggcggtgtcggcgcccgacgcgtcggagtcctcctcgtcgtcggcggtgctcgtcggctgcgcctttgcctttgcctttgccttggccttggccttggccttggccgccttcgccttcgcacgggccaccgccgccgccgcgtcctcgctctcttcttcctccacgtCCTCCTCCCGGCCCGgccattcctcctcgccgtcaagcggcggcggggaatcatcgccgctgctcggcgtcccggctctctcccaccaatggcgccggctAGCGGGCTTtccctcgccggaggtgtcggacgggagccgggagatgtagctcatcgtcggctggaggtgtcggatggaggcttggatgaatggtggcgtacgtacggcgtacgtacgggtcttattgagcgcggatgaacggcggcgcagaagtcgaagagagccgcggttgctcttccgaggagtcggcactccattccggcggggttggcgcgccgtcgacgcggttgccaatgcgacggttccgcttcctggcaactgcaccgtcgctacgtatgtggcggttaagcgtccgagccgctgacgggtcgggcccgcgcctcctcgcctctcatttcgttgtgtccggcgtgcccggtgcgtcccctgtgggacggggacgggctcgggacgccggacaccgtatcgggccgcgccggacaaaaaaggcctttggggcgcgcggctgggaacgtttttttatccggcgcgccccaaatcgctttgggggacggtttgggggacgcgactgaagatgctctaagaaacACAATCTGACCAAGGTTTGAGTTTTTTAAAAGGTTGAGCGCAATTCTTCTGAAAACAGGGAAGGTATAACTGAAGCACGTGCGGGGGAGTGGGGACAAGGTATCGAAGTTCGAAAGATTAACAAGAAACTGTTTCCGGCCGGTTGACCAGTTTAGCACTCCTAGAAGTGATTCTAACAAACGGTGAGATTCTAGGCCAGCTTAACATAACAAAAATGCTTCTCTAATCCAAGTTGAGAAGCAAAAGAAAGTTCTGAATACGTGTATATTTAACTAGGAGTAAAGTTCAGAGTTTTCGCTAAACAAGTTGTTTTGAGAGGACTACAAGCAGAGGCACTAGAATGGTAGGAAAAAAGTGTCATTTCTCCTCTTCTTTTTGGCTAGGAGGACAAACTGGTGTTTGTTAGTTGTGTGAAGTGGATTTGCAACATCCCTACGCACGACACATCACACCTCTTTCATTTCGAGATGTGACTGTATTCCTCCAGCTCACAAAGAGAGCGTTGATATGAAACAGGAAAATATAACGGTGCTGGATTTCTTGCAGAAAATGTATCTTGCTTTTACTTGGAGCATACCGATGCATGCAATTGATTAACTTTTGATGTCGCAGGCACCACTGTTCTCATTTGGGTTATCCAAAAGCCATGACTGCTTACCTGAAGGTCTGGCCGAAGGCGTTGGAGTCCGGCACGGCGAAGCCGCCGTCGAGCACGAGCTCAGCCGGGTCGCTGGCGACCTTCCTCTCCGCTGCCACATCTACAACAAGAAACCGAACTGAATCAGTATCTTACCGATTCGAGTGTCCTGTTTGTGCACTCAATCTCCAAGAAACACCAACAGAAACTCAACTACGCAAGTGTCCAGggagcaaaagaaaaaaaggaaacacaCAAATGAGATGACAAAAGAGAAATCTCACCAAACTGAGGCTGCTCGATGCTGATGGTCATCTTGCACGGAGACAAGATTGCCGATCCCAACCGCGATTGTCCTGTAACGGAGTGGAGCAGAGTCCAAGAAGACGGCAATGGAGTCTGGTTGGTACTCTGGTTGGCTTGGCTATGGAGGAGAAATTCGGGCCCTATTTATAGAAGGGGCTCGGGGAGGTGGGGCACCGGTGTCAGCGACCTGTTTGTTTGCTGGGCTGGTACCCCGGTATATAGGAGCTGGGGTGgcaacggagtcggagggggatgCGAAAAGTAAAATGGTGACGACGTATTTATGGTGCTACCCTGGGATTTTGGATTTGTTTTGTGGGCAGGTGACTCAGCCATGCCGTGGAGCCATAGCTGTGGACGACAGCTACAGCTCGAGTTGTCTGTTTCCTCTTCTAGTCCCACGCTCTATTTTCATCTCCTTTAAGGCTGACATTTGTTGTTACTTGGTTTTCCTTTGCAAAAAATAGTTTtgtaaaaattaaaaataatacaaatttagTGAAATTTTTACCAGAATGTCATATTTAGGAAACTTTAGACTCAATTTTACCCCATTTAAGCAGTTTGCCATTATGCTGGAAATTGCTTGCATGTTAGATCAACTAGTTGAATGTCCGTGCCTTGCCACGGATCCGTAATTTGTTTTGACCCTTTCTTCATACATGTAAACGTCATGCACTTTAACATGGTCATGATTTAACATGTGTTGCTTTCTAATTGTGCAGAGAAAATATATTAGTTTCTTCTAGGAGTGAGAGTGATTAAGATAATCACGGATCAAAACCATTTCCGGATCTGGTGGTACCaaatatgtaaaaaaaaaaattacactcAGATACAATCTATCCAGTTTCATACTAAGTTCGTTGGGCAAGATGTGGTATTACTAATACATGGTACTAGCATATGATATCTAATTTTGCACATTAGATAATCTAATTTTATAAATGATTTTTCTTGTTATTTTTAATTATGAACCTCAAATATTTGGATGTTTCCTTTTGGTGAGACATTTGGGGATGCATGCTAGTGTTTATTTGTGCGCATTGTGTTTGTTTTTTTAATGCTTTCACATTGATTAAGTACTACTACTGTAGTCTTGAAACATATTAATTCAATATATTTGTTGGTAATTTTGTATACTAGCCATGTCGTTTGTTGTCAGATAGGGACGTAAATTTTTAAAATCCAAACGATTGAATAGTAAGTGAGATTTAGGAAAATCAAAGCGGTAATTTTAATTCAGCACCCATGACCATGTGCTTCCAAATGAAACAAGTGATGTTCTTGGTAATAAATAATTCTCAAAAAAATAACACATACATGTCTGTGTCCTATGAGTCCATGTAAAATTTAATAATAAAAGTCAAGGTATCTATCATGTGTTGTATGTTTGCTTCATGATTCCTTATAgtgatttttttctaaaaaaagtaGTAAGAAACTAAATTTGCATCCTCGAGGACTTGAATCTATGTGATTTGGTTGTACAtctacttccctaaccaagtacgATAGCTTCACTGCTTAGAAAAATATTAGTGTCTACAATGTAAAATCTATAGTATTAGaatcatcataaagtatattttcatattatgtaTCTTTGGTATGATGGTTGTCGATATTTTTTTACTATATTCTTGAACAAACTTAGCAAAATTTGACTTTGGCTAAACACAGAACAcgaagtaaataaaaacagagggagtagaaGTATGTTTCATCCCCTACGAAAGGTTATAGAAGATAATAAGGTATGGCCCTTGGTGCATATTTCTAATAATTTACCACCACCTAAGTATGATAGCTCCTCCAATAGTATTAGAATTGCTACATGTCCATCACCTCTACATTATTTATTTGTTTCGCAAGCGTTTTACTCATAATGTGCTAGGTTACAATCTCCTAACACCATATATGAAATAAAATTAGGAGAGTGAATTTCATTTTTACCCCATAGTTGTGTATTTGTGACACATACTACCCTATTTAATGTTAATCCTACCGAATTACCATATCTAGGGAGTTTTGAACATGGTTTTACCCCATTCTAGTATTTGACATGTTCTGTCAGAAAAGATCTGCATGTTAGATCGACGCATCGCCACAAAATAGGTAAAGATGGTTGGGCATCATTCGCGATAAAGTCCAACCTTCTCTTCTCTGTTTGTTCAGAGAAAAAAACTCGATTATGTAAATAGTGTCACAAATGCATAATTAGAAATTAAAAGTGAAATTCACTCATGGTAGGAAAATGATGCAAACAACAAGAATTTATTACCTTCATTCTACCAAAGCTAGGAAGAGCAAGACAATGTACAAGTCTATTTTTGATCCCTACTAATCTTCAATAAGACAAAACTCACGATTGATCCCTACTAAGTTCACTCATGGTTTTTAAATCTATATTATGCTCTTGTCGAGTGTATACATCCAATAAACATggtggatttttttaatttttttcacatGAATATTCATGCTAATGATAAGTATTGTTCTGTGGGATAGTTACAAGCCAAGGATGAATATTTGGGTGCACTTGCTCAAGTACCATGAAAATTAAGTGTAAGACACTATCCCCAATTTCGATGACAACAtttaaggagcatcaagaagtagATATTAGTTAATACAAAAATAATTAGCCGAGTAAGTATTTTATATTCAAACGATATTGATTATATCAGTTGTCGAAATATAACTCAAACGAGGTGaaattttatgcatttttataaTATCTTGTGGTTGTAACGTTCAAAAACATGAATTTTCGCATGTAAAGATTACATGTTGCAAGGAAAAAATAATAATGTTACTACGCACGAGCATTTAACTAGTATGCATAATTATATGGTaaaaagtaaaattcacttgaggtAGGAGAATGATGCAACCAACAAGCATGGTCACCTATATTCTACCAAAGCTAACAAGGTAACGTGCAACCCTCTTTTGATCCATACCAATACTTGAAAAAACAAAACTCACAAAAAATAGAGGATGAACTCAAAATAAAATCGTTCTGTCTTAGAATAGGGGAAAATTTGGCCCATTCGTCGTTCTGTCCGCAAAAATAGTACAAACCACACAAATCGTTTACAAAAGAACCCTAGTAAAAGTGTAGGCAGCCAACCATGCCATAGGAGCCACAATCCTCCTATTACGCAGCCACTCATGTTGGGTAATAAATTTTTTGGCCATATTCTTTAACTGTGTAAACATTTCTGTAAAGAGGTCGCGGTTCTCCGAGTGCTAAAGTGACGACCATAAACGGAGCAAAGTCGTACACtagtagatgacctgcataagaggaGTACTTTTATGATTAAAAACCTTTTCATTCCTACATAGCCAAagagacaatatagcgacaatcgCTCCTACTCTGATAAGAGTTAAACCTAGAATTCACTCTATTTAGCCAGTTGCcgaaaatatttgcaatgcttgTGGAGGGTATAAGATAGaatctatctgaatgattgaccatatagacccaGCGAACCCAGTGAACCGACACTGGAAGAAAAGGTAATTTAATGTCTCCGCTTCGTGACAGAAAACACGTATCATACAACCATATCAGTTGCGTTTTGcaagattatccttagtaagaataACACCACGATGAAGGTACCACGCAAAAATCTTAGTtttcaatggtatcttcatcttccaaatatatTTATTATTAAAATCCGGATGAATGGGTTCGATTAATACTTTATAGATGAACCCAAGCAAAAATACACCATTCTTGATAAGTCCTCAGCAGAATTCATCAAACCCCTAAAGAGATGTAAAAGTTGTAGAACTTGGATGTAAAAGTTGTAGAACTTGGTTTCTTTAAATGAAAATCGGGGCGTGTCCCTTTCCATGATCCATACATTACTTGTTACTACTACTAGTGTAGACGGCACTGCGCTTAGATGTAGGATTGATTAGCCGCAGGTTTACGAAGCCGTATAAACTACACTTAATATCTATATACGTATAACTTGCGTGAGACCTCAAAGGGGAAATGCAGAGGCGTACGTTACTTGTAGACCTATGATGCGAATTTTGTATGGACTGTCGTAGGTGTTATTAACTTTGTGAATCTTCATTTTTCGTTTTATTACGAAAAAGTTCAACGATCAATTGATAATTATTCATAGCAGCACGAAAaatttaaaagtaataaaaattataaatttGTTTTTAAAGCACCTAGAATGACTATACACTAGCGCGAGCCGAATCTGTGCGCTCCTCCTTTACCAAAGCTTGTCAAATCTTAACGTAGTACGTAGAACTTATTGTAGTAGGCAGATGGGAAGTCGCCATGGAAAGACCCCAGAGAACCAACTCACTAGATCAACAACCATCGTCAAAGATCAGATCCGTAGATCGAAAGAGCCACACCTAAAATCACACCAACGAACACAAAATCTAGCAGAATCCTAGGAGATCCGTGGGAAGCATAACTCCACGTGCCATACGTCGGTaccagatgcaccaccggagcatgGATAGGACGGAAAAGATCTTATTCTGACTTCAAGATATGGCCGCCATCTCATCATGTCGAAAAGAACACTGGAAAAACCTAAATGAAGAAGATGAACTCTCCAGCAGCCGAGGAGCCGTGGCCCACCAAGCCTCCACATAGAAGAGTCCAATCTTCATATTTCTTTCTTGTGCGAGGGAACTTTGAATCGTCGGCACTAAACATGAAAAATTAGCCTAAACTACTACTTGCGGAAAGTCATTTTGGCTCCCGAGCACTAGTGCTTTCGGCatattaaaaattcaaaaaaaaaaaatttacaagctttagaaaattatgaaacaaaattctaaaagtagTTAATGATATATACCACTAGCGTGTAAAATCTCAATTTTAAATATTTTATATTCTATACTACTCAAAAAT contains the following coding sequences:
- the LOC124694128 gene encoding probable inositol oxygenase; this translates as MTISIEQPQFDVAAERKVASDPAELVLDGGFAVPDSNAFGQTFRDYEAESERKESVEDFYRTNHINMTYDFVKRMREGYARLDKTEMSIWECIELLNEFVDDSDPDLDMPQIEHLLQTAEAIRKDYPDEEWLHLTGLIHDLGKVLLHPSFGALPQWAVVGDTFPVGCAYDECNVHFKYLKENPDYHNPAFNTKFGAYSEGCGLENVLMSWGHDDYMYLVAKENKSTLPSAGLFIIRYHSFYPLHKHGAYMHLMNEEDKENLKWLHVFNKYDLYSKSNVRVNVEEVKPYYMSLIEKYFPNKLRW